The DNA region AGCAACCGTCGCCTTCTTTCTTGAATCGACCTTCATCGCCGTCTGGGCGTTCGGCTGGAAAAAGCTGTCGCCGAAAATTCACACCCTTGCCATCTGGCTTGTTGCCATCGCCTCTAATATTTCCGCGCTGTGGATACTGATCGCAAATTCGTGGATGCAAAATCCGGTCGGCTTTCTTACAAAGAATGGACGTCCGGTATTGAACGACCTCGTGGCGGTCGTGACGCAGCCCTATGCCATTCTCACAATCCTTCACACGCTTGCTGCAGCGTACGTGGTAAGCGCATTTTTCGTGATGGGGGTTTCCGCCTATCACATACTGCGGAAACAGCACGGCAGCTTCTTCCTGCGCTCTTTCCGCGTAGGGCTTGTTTTCGGGTTGATCTCGTCGTTGTTTGTCCTTGTCGAAGGCCACATGCATGCGGCCATGCTGGCGGGCACGCAGCCTGCAAAGATGGCAGCGCTGGAAACCCACTGGGAGACCGGCACCTACGCACCAGTTTATATCTTTGCCATACCCGACCAGGAGCAGGCACGAAACAGCATTCAGATAGGGCGTATTCCGGGCGTACTGAGTATACTCGCCTATCATACACCCTCGGCCGAAGTAAAAGGGCTCAGAGACATCCCGAAGGCGCATCGTCCTCCGGTGGCGCCGGTCTTCTTCTCCTTCAGGCTCATGGTCACGCTGGGCCTGTTGTTCGTCCTGCTTATGGTCATCACCTGGTTTAAGAGAAAGAGTCTTGAGTCGAGCCCCCGCCTCCTTCGCATTCTTCTCTACGCAATACCGTTGCCGTATATCACGTGCGCATTGGGCTGGACCGTCACAGAGCTGGGCAGACAACCGTGGATCGTGTACGGCTTCATGAAGACGAGTGACGCGGTCTCTCCCGTCGCAGCGAGCCAGGTTGCAGTTTCTCTCGTGGCCTTCATTCTCGTGTACTCTCTTCTTGGCATTACAGCGTTTGCGCTCATGGCCCGCAGCGCACGACAAGGCCCTCAGCGCCTGGCCGCACCTGCAACTTCAAGAAAGGAGGCGTGAGACGATGCTGGAGACGATCTGGTTTTTACTCTGGGGCATTCTCTGGGCTC from Syntrophorhabdales bacterium includes:
- a CDS encoding cytochrome ubiquinol oxidase subunit I; amino-acid sequence: MDVLFLSRLQFAVATYFHFLFVPLTLGLSLIIAIMQSLHLKTGDEEYRAMARFWGKLFLINFVIGVVTGITLEFQFGTNWSRYSRYVGDVFGPLLAIEATVAFFLESTFIAVWAFGWKKLSPKIHTLAIWLVAIASNISALWILIANSWMQNPVGFLTKNGRPVLNDLVAVVTQPYAILTILHTLAAAYVVSAFFVMGVSAYHILRKQHGSFFLRSFRVGLVFGLISSLFVLVEGHMHAAMLAGTQPAKMAALETHWETGTYAPVYIFAIPDQEQARNSIQIGRIPGVLSILAYHTPSAEVKGLRDIPKAHRPPVAPVFFSFRLMVTLGLLFVLLMVITWFKRKSLESSPRLLRILLYAIPLPYITCALGWTVTELGRQPWIVYGFMKTSDAVSPVAASQVAVSLVAFILVYSLLGITAFALMARSARQGPQRLAAPATSRKEA